A window of Streptomyces sp. NBC_01689 genomic DNA:
GGGGCCGGCCCCGCACCCCGGCGGAGGATGGACCGTACAGGCGATCCTCGACCTCACCCCGCTCCCCGGCTCCGAAGGCGGTACCCCGTGACCACCGTACTCATCGTGGACGACCAGCCCCTGCAGCGCTTCGGTTTCCGCATGCTGCTGGAGTCGGTCCCCGGCACCGAGGTGGCGGGCGAGGCCGCGCACGGCGCCGAGGCCGTGCGCAAGGCGGCGGAACTCCGCCCCGACGTCGTCCTCATGGACGTACGGATGCCGGGCATGGACGGCATCGAGGCCACCCGCCGGATCATCGCGACGGGCGGCCGCTCACGGATCCTCGTCCTGACGACCTTCGACCTGGACGAGTACGCCCACGCGGCCCTGCGCGCCGGGGCGAGCGGCTTCCTCCTCAAGGACGCCCGGCCGGAGGAGCTCCTCGCGGGCATCCGCGCCGTCGCCGCGGGGGACGCCGTCATCGCCCCGGCCCTGACCCGGCGTCTCCTCGACACCTACGCCCGGCATCTGCCGCACCGGAGCACGGCGGACGCCGAGACCGACCCGAGACTGCGCGCCCTCACCGATCGTGAACGGGAGATCCTGGTGGCCATCGGCCAGGGCTGGAGCAACGGCGAGATCGCCGCGCGTCTCGTCCTGTCGGAGTCCACCGTCAAGACCCACGTCGGCCGGGTCCTCGCGAAGATCGGCGCGCGCGACCGGATCCAGGCCGTCATCTTCGCCTACGACCTGGGGCTCGCCCGCCCCAACAGCACCGCCTGACCGGACGGCGAGCAGGGAACCGTGCCGCGCGGGCTCCGTGCATGCCTCCCGCGACGGGCCCGCCAGGACGGTCGCGTTCCTGCGGTGACCGGCGAACCGCCGTGCCCCGAAGCCCTCTTCGTCCGCCGCGTGCGCGACGGCACCGCGGCCTGTCCGGCCGCCGCGACCGGCTCGGGGCCCGCCTCCGGTGCTCGGCGGAACACCGCCGCCGCGTCCCGGCACGGCCCGGCCCCGGCCTTCGTCGGCCGCCGGAGTCCTACGATCTGGCGGGCGCGGGCCTGCGGAACAGGTAGAGGACCGCCACCGAGACCAGCACGGCCATGCACGCGATGAACACCAGCCCGGCGCCCTCCAGCCCGATCCGGTCCGCCAGTACCCCGGCACCGATCACCGGCAGCGAGATGCCCACGTACGCCACCAGGAACAGCAGGGAGATGACCGCCGCGCGCTGGTCGTCGGGGGACGCCTGGGCCACCGCGGACAGCGCCCCGCGGAACGCGACCCCCTGACCCGCGCCGCCGACGGCCGCGCTCAGCACCAGCAGCGCCAGCAGGTCCCACGCGAGCGCCCCCGCGAGCAGTGCCAGCCCCGCGAGGAGCGCGGCGCAGCCCACCGGCAGCGACCGCTCCGGTCCGATGGCACCGACGGCCAGTTGACCCACCGTCGAGGCGAAGAAGGCCAGCGCGACGACCAGTCCGCTCACGGCGCGGCTGTGGACGCCCAGGGATTGTTCGAGGAACGCCGGGCCCACCGCCGTGAACACCCCGAAGAGCGCGAACCCCACGAACGCGGCGATCCCGGCCGGTCCGAAGACCGGCCGTACCCGTGCGGGCAGGCCCGGCCGCCGCGGCCGTACCGTGCGCAACGGCCGCCGCTCCGCCACGGTCTCCGGCAGCCGCAGCAGCACGGCGACCGAGCAGGCCACGAGGACCAGATGGACGGCGAAGGGCAGATACAGCGGCCAGGGGGCGTACTGCGCAAGCAGTCCGGCGAGCAGCGGACCGCAGCCCAGCCCGCCCATGTTGGCGGCCGTCGCCACGAGGGTGGCCCGGGAACCCCTGCCCGGCGGTGCCAGATCGATCACGTAGGCCGTGGCGGCGCCGGTGAACAGACCCGCGGACAGCCCGGAGAGCAACCGTCCCGCGCACAGCCGGCCCAGCCCGGTGGCGAACAGGAAGCAGACGGCGGCCGCCGCCGCGAAACCCAGGCCCCACAGCAGCACCGGCCGCCTGCCCACGGTGTCCGAGACATTGCCCGCCAGCAGCAGCACACCGATGACTCCGAAGGCGTACACGGCGTACACGACCGTGACCATCAGCTCGGAGAACCCGAACTTCTGCTGGTACAGGTTGTAGAGGGGGGTGGGCAGCGTGGTGCCGGCCATGCACACCGCGAACACCGCCCCGCCGAGCACACACTGGCTCCACCCGCGGCGAACACCGTCCATGCCGCCGACAGTAGCCCCGCCCCGCGCCCCGGACGGGTGCGGCGTGCCGGGTGCGCCGGACCTGCCCGGGCGCCGTGCGCGGAGGGGGCGCGGACCGGATTGAGTAACGGTTACCGATCCGCGGACCGCCGTCCCTCGGCCACAGTGCTCGTGCGACGACAACGGGGGTCGACACATGGAACAGGGATTCGGTCAGGGTTTCGAGCAGATACGCGGGACGGGTGAGGCGCTTCGGGAAGAGGGGGGCGTGCCGGGCGGACGGGGTGTGCTGGAAGGGGCGTTCCAGGTGATGACGGTGCTGGACCGGGCGGGCCAGGCCGGGTTGACCAGCCTCGCGGCGCAGAGCGGGCTGCCGAGGTCGACGGGGTACCGGCTGCTGGGGCAACGCCGAACTGGGCGCGGTGGAACGGCAGGCCGACGTCTACCGGTTGGGGCCGCGGCTGTTCCGGCTCGGACAGGGGGGCAGCCGTATCCGGGGCTGCGGACGGCGGCCCGGGAGCCGGTGCGGCGGCTCGTGTCGGCCACCGGGGCGACCGTGGGGGTGACCGTGCTCAGGGAGGGACGGACTCTCGTCCTGGACTGGGCGGCCGGCCAGGACACGGCGCTCGCCCCGCTGCTGGACGTGGCCTCCTGGCCGTGGTTCACGGCGGCCGGCAAGGTCCAGGCCGCCGGGCGTCCGGATCCTGTCCTCGACGCGCCCGCCTCCTGGCACCGTGAGGCCGCGGCCGTCCGGGAACGCAGCGTGGCCTTCGACCGCGGGGAGGTCGTGGACGGGGTCTGCTGCGCGGCGGTGCCGCTGCTGGGCGCGGGAGGGACCGCGGTCGGAGCGCTGTGCGTCCTGACCACGGTCTCCGAGCGCCTGGGGCCGCTCGCGGACATCGCCCAGCGGGCCGCGGAGGCGATCTCGGCCCGGCTGCAGCGGAGGCGGGCCGCGGCGACCCCGCCGCGACCGTCCCTCAGCCGTTCACCGGCCCTGCCGCACTGAGGGCGGCCGAGCGGGACTGCCACGGCAGGACGGTCCGGGTACGAGGGGCTCTGCCGAGACCCGGGGGTGCCGCCGCGCTGAGGACCGTCGCGCGCACCACGGTCCGGGTGTGAGGGGCTCTGCCGGCACCCGGGTGGCCCGTGCCCGAGGACCGTCGCGCGCACCACGGTCCGGGCTCGACGTGTGCCTTGCCGGGACCCGGGGGTGCCGTGTTGAGGACCGTCGCGCACACCACAGTCCGGGGGCGACGGGCCCTGCCGGGACCCGGGCGGACCGGGCCGAGTTCAGGTCAGGAAGGGCCTCGACTGGGCGGCCGGTGCGGGGTTCGGTTCCGTTCCGCAAAGGCCCGGTCCTGCGCGGGATCGGTCCTGCGGGGGCCGGTTCCGGGTCGGGGGCCGTCTCGCGGGGCCCGGACTTGCCTCGGGTGCTCCTGCCCCCGGGTCAGCCCTGTCCAGCCCTGCGCCCCGTCGTGCCGGGGTCCGGCCTCGGGGCAGCCGGTCTGAGGCGGCCCGGTCCGGCGCGGGACCCAGTCCAGCCTGAGCCCCGTCCCACGGGGGCCCTGCCTCGGGTGCGCCCGGTCTCAGGTCGGCCTGGTCCTGCCGGGCCCGGCCTCGGCCGCACCCGGTCTCGGGGCGGCCCGGTCCCGCGGGGGCCCGGTCTCGTCTCGGGTGCGCACGGTCCGGGCGGCCTGGTCCGGTCTCAGGTCGGCCTGGTCCTGCCGGGCCCGGCCTCGGCCGCACCCGGTCTCGGGGCGGCCCGGTCCCGCGGGGGCCCGGTCCCGCGGGGGCCCGGTCTCGTCTCGGGTGCGCACGGTCCGGGCGGCCTGGTCCGGGCGGGGCCCGGTCCTGCGCAAGCCCGGTCCGGCCAGGTCCGGTCCGGCCAGGTCCGGTCCGGCCAGGTCCGGTCTCGGGTCGGCCCGGTTCCGCCGGCGAGCGGCCCGGATCGACCTCGCCCAGGTCGACTCGCCCGGCTCAGCCCCGCAGGGGTCCCGCAACTTTTGGACTTGCGGGTCCATTTTTTCCCTCGCACAGTGGACCCCGCAGCCCTGGCCGACCAGGGCCCCGTTCGGCCGAGGGCAGTGCGTGGCCCGGCCGGCCGGGATCACCGTGGAGAACGAAGCAACGGAGTGGATCATGTCGACGCGTCTTGAGGGCAGGACCGCCCTGGTGACCGGAGCGACCAGCAACATCGGGCAGGCGATCGCGGAGGCCTTCGCCGCCGAGGGGGCGCACGTCGCCGTCTCCGGCCGCAGTGCCGAGCGTGGCCGGGAGGTCGTGGACGGCATCCGCGCCCGCGGCGGCCGCGCCGACTTCGTACGGGCCGACCTGGACGGCAGCGCCGCCGCCTCGCAGGCGCTGGCCAAGGAGGCGACGCGGGTGCTCGGCGGCCGGATCGACGTCCTGGTCAACAACGCCGGCATCTACCCGGGCGACACCACGGCCGCCACCGACGAGAAGACCTTCGACCAGGTCTACGCCGTGAACGTGAAGGCCCCCTTCTTCCTGACCGCGGCCGTCGCCCCCGCGATGGTGGAGGCCGGCGGCGGCGCGATCATCAACCTCGGTTCCTGGATCGCCCGCCTGGGCATCCCCGTCGGCGCCCTCTACAGCTCCACCAAGGGAGCCGTCGAGACGCTGACCCGGGCCTGGGCCGCGGAGTTCGGGCCGCGGGGCGTGCGCGTGAACGCGATCTCCCCCGGCGTGGTGCTGCCGCCCGGCTCGGGCGAGGAGCGCGCCTCCGCGGTCATGATGAAGGGCACCCCCGCGGGCCGGATGGGCACGCCCGACGCCATCGCGCACGCGGCCGTGTACCTGGCGGCCGACGAGTCCTCGTTCGTGCACGGCATCGTGCTCGACGTCGACGGCGGCCGCACCACCGCCGCCGTCATCGCCGCCTGACCCGCCCCACGACCGCCGGCGCCTTCCCGGCCGGCCGGCCACGCCCGCCGACTGATCGGCCCCGTACGGGAATTGGCGTCCGCCCGCCGCATCCGAATCCACCCCCGCCCCGGAAGTACGGCGAGAGAAGCGACAACGCGCGCGTGAGGACCACGCCGAAGGGTGCCGGGGGCCATGCCGAATCCTCAACCGGGGCAACACAGCCCCGAGGCCGTGTACATCAGCCACGTGGGCAACTGCCGTGTCTGCAAACGGGAGTCGGGGCGCTGCCCGCGCGCCGAGCGGTTGTGGCGCGTGTACCAGGAGTGGCGTGCCACCACGCGGGACCGCTCCGACTGAGCGCCGGGCGGCCCGCCGCGGGCAGCGCGGCCGGACCGCCCGGCGACGGTGCCGCCGGGCGGTCGCGGGCGGGGCCACGGCACGGCCGCGACCGCGCCCTGTGATCCGCGGGTCCGCCGCCCGTATGCGTGTCCGTGCGCGGACGGGCGGAGCCGAAGGGGGTGCCTCCGGGCGAGGGGCCGGGCCGTCACCCGCCCGGAGGCCGCAGGGGAAGACGGTGCCCGCTACAGGCCCACGTCGCGGCTGCGGATGTCGTCCAGCGACTCGCGGCGGACGAGGAGTCGGGCGTGGCCACCGCGGACGGCGATCACCGGTGGGCGGCCGACCATGTTGTAGCCGGACGCCATGGAGAGGTGGTAGGCGCCCGCGACCGGGACCGCCAGCAGGTCGCCAGGGCGCACGTCGGCGGGGAGTTCGACATCGGTGGCCAGGACGTCACCGGCCTCGCAGTGGCGGCCCACGACCGTCACCGCGGCCCGCTCCGCGGCACTGTGACGGCCGATCAGCCGGGGCGCGTAGCGCACTCCGTAGAGCGCGGGACGGGGGTTGTCGCTCATCCCGCCGTCGACGGCGACGTACACGTGGTCGCCGGTCCGTTTGACGGCGAGGACGTGGTACAGGGCGATCCCCGCCGGTCCCACGACAGCGCGGCCCGGCTCGATCATCAGACGGGGCACGGCCAGCCCGGCGGCCGCGCACGCGTCGGCGAGTTCGCCGCGGACCCGGCGCGCCAGGGCCGTGAGATCCAGGGCCTGTTCGCCCGGCCGGTAGGCGATGCCGTGGCCGCCGCCGAGATCGAGTTCGGGCAGGACGACGCCGTGCTGTTCACGCAGGCGCGCCATGAGTCCCACCATGCGGCGCACGGCGAGGAGATACGGCTTCACGCTGGTGATCTGCGACCCCAAGTGGCAGTGCAGTCCGGTGAGTTCGAGCTGCGGCTGGTCGAGGATCCGGGTGATGGCGTGCTGCGCGTAGCCGTCGGCCATGGACAGGCCGAACTTCTGGTCGTCGGTGCCCGTCCGGATCTTCTCGTGACCGCCCGCGCTGATGGCCGGCACCACCCGCACCATGACCTTCTGATGGCCGCCGGGCCCGACGGCGGCGGCCAGCCGGGCGATCTCCGAAGGGCTGTCGATCACGATGCGCCCGACTCCCAGCCGCAGCGCGGATTCCAGGTCCTGCGGGGACTTGGCGTTGCCGTGCAGCACGATCCGCTCGGGCGGGAACCCGGTGGTCACCGCGAGTTCCAGCTCACCGGCGGAGCAGACGTCGAGGCCGAGGCCCTC
This region includes:
- a CDS encoding response regulator transcription factor; amino-acid sequence: MTTVLIVDDQPLQRFGFRMLLESVPGTEVAGEAAHGAEAVRKAAELRPDVVLMDVRMPGMDGIEATRRIIATGGRSRILVLTTFDLDEYAHAALRAGASGFLLKDARPEELLAGIRAVAAGDAVIAPALTRRLLDTYARHLPHRSTADAETDPRLRALTDREREILVAIGQGWSNGEIAARLVLSESTVKTHVGRVLAKIGARDRIQAVIFAYDLGLARPNSTA
- a CDS encoding MFS transporter — encoded protein: MDGVRRGWSQCVLGGAVFAVCMAGTTLPTPLYNLYQQKFGFSELMVTVVYAVYAFGVIGVLLLAGNVSDTVGRRPVLLWGLGFAAAAAVCFLFATGLGRLCAGRLLSGLSAGLFTGAATAYVIDLAPPGRGSRATLVATAANMGGLGCGPLLAGLLAQYAPWPLYLPFAVHLVLVACSVAVLLRLPETVAERRPLRTVRPRRPGLPARVRPVFGPAGIAAFVGFALFGVFTAVGPAFLEQSLGVHSRAVSGLVVALAFFASTVGQLAVGAIGPERSLPVGCAALLAGLALLAGALAWDLLALLVLSAAVGGAGQGVAFRGALSAVAQASPDDQRAAVISLLFLVAYVGISLPVIGAGVLADRIGLEGAGLVFIACMAVLVSVAVLYLFRRPAPARS
- a CDS encoding IclR family transcriptional regulator domain-containing protein, encoding MSATGATVGVTVLREGRTLVLDWAAGQDTALAPLLDVASWPWFTAAGKVQAAGRPDPVLDAPASWHREAAAVRERSVAFDRGEVVDGVCCAAVPLLGAGGTAVGALCVLTTVSERLGPLADIAQRAAEAISARLQRRRAAATPPRPSLSRSPALPH
- a CDS encoding SDR family NAD(P)-dependent oxidoreductase, which produces MSTRLEGRTALVTGATSNIGQAIAEAFAAEGAHVAVSGRSAERGREVVDGIRARGGRADFVRADLDGSAAASQALAKEATRVLGGRIDVLVNNAGIYPGDTTAATDEKTFDQVYAVNVKAPFFLTAAVAPAMVEAGGGAIINLGSWIARLGIPVGALYSSTKGAVETLTRAWAAEFGPRGVRVNAISPGVVLPPGSGEERASAVMMKGTPAGRMGTPDAIAHAAVYLAADESSFVHGIVLDVDGGRTTAAVIAA
- the lysA gene encoding diaminopimelate decarboxylase, whose protein sequence is MTTVHESAVSTTGDGLSVWPASATESHQGELAVGGVPLAEIADRFGTPAYVLDEGEVRERCRTYRHAFPDADVLYAAKAFLCRGMAHWVEEEGLGLDVCSAGELELAVTTGFPPERIVLHGNAKSPQDLESALRLGVGRIVIDSPSEIARLAAAVGPGGHQKVMVRVVPAISAGGHEKIRTGTDDQKFGLSMADGYAQHAITRILDQPQLELTGLHCHLGSQITSVKPYLLAVRRMVGLMARLREQHGVVLPELDLGGGHGIAYRPGEQALDLTALARRVRGELADACAAAGLAVPRLMIEPGRAVVGPAGIALYHVLAVKRTGDHVYVAVDGGMSDNPRPALYGVRYAPRLIGRHSAAERAAVTVVGRHCEAGDVLATDVELPADVRPGDLLAVPVAGAYHLSMASGYNMVGRPPVIAVRGGHARLLVRRESLDDIRSRDVGL